From the Helicobacter mustelae genome, the window AGCTCTTTTTTCCTCCCATGACCCAAGAGCAGCGCAAAGAAATCGCAAAAGACACTAAGGCAATGGGGGAGAAGGCAAAGATTGCTATCCGCAACATCCGTCAAGATTCCAACAACCAGATCAAAAAACTCGAAAAAGACAAGAGCATCACGGAGGATGAAAGCAAAAAGGCCCATGACACCATCCAAAAATACACCGATGAATATGCCAAAAAAATCGATGAAATGGTCAAGCACAAAGAAGACGAAGTCATGAAGGTGTGAGGGAGGATGGGATGAAACTGGATATCGAGCAGTATTACAAAGATGCAAACGCACTTTTAAAGGGGCATTTCCTCCTTAGTAGCGGAAATCACTCCGATACGTATTTGCAATCTGCAAAGGTGTTAGAAGATCCAAAAATCGCAGAGATCCTAGCCCAGTCCCTTGCTAAACAAGTCAAGGATTATGGACTAGAGATTGATTGCATCTGCTCTCCTGCACTTGGAGGGATCTTGGCAGGATATGAGCTAGCCAGAGCACTTGGGGTGCGATTTATCTTTACAGAGCGCGTAGATGGCAAGATGACCCTGCGCCGTGGCTATTCCCTAAAAAAAGGAGAGAGGGTGCTGGTGTGTGAGGACATTATCACCACGGGGGGCTCTGCACTAGAAGCAGCCCAATGCATCAAGGACCAAGAGGGAGTGGTGGTGGCATTTGCTGGTCTTGCTAATCGAGGATTTTGCAAGCGCGTAGGAAGCGGGCTTAACAAAAAAGTCGAATGCAAGCTCCCTGATGATGCGCCATTATTTGCACTAGAGGATTTTGTCTTTGAGATGTATGAGCCAGAGAATTGTCCTCTGTGCAAAGCTGGATCCAAGCCCATCAAGCCTGGCAGCAGGGACAATAAACTTGTTTAAAACCACTTTGCAAAAAGCCCTCATCCTTCCTCGCATCAAAGCCTTTGTCACAGATTTGTTTATGATCTACACCCCCATCCTTTATGTGATGACTTATTTTGTGCTAGATGGAGCCAAATCCTTTCAAAACAATCAGAGTGCGATCTTTTTGTGCGTCTTTTTGTATGGG encodes:
- the pyrE gene encoding orotate phosphoribosyltransferase; this translates as MKLDIEQYYKDANALLKGHFLLSSGNHSDTYLQSAKVLEDPKIAEILAQSLAKQVKDYGLEIDCICSPALGGILAGYELARALGVRFIFTERVDGKMTLRRGYSLKKGERVLVCEDIITTGGSALEAAQCIKDQEGVVVAFAGLANRGFCKRVGSGLNKKVECKLPDDAPLFALEDFVFEMYEPENCPLCKAGSKPIKPGSRDNKLV